In one Tachysurus fulvidraco isolate hzauxx_2018 chromosome 16, HZAU_PFXX_2.0, whole genome shotgun sequence genomic region, the following are encoded:
- the LOC113648230 gene encoding bifunctional protein GlmU-like, translating into MAAPSSSLRVFALRLGPGQELLSSLQAFVEEKQLKAPFIITCVGSVTKATLRLANATADNTNKVIQLQERFEIVSLVGTLNPEAHLHISLADKEGRTVGGHVLGDLEVFTTAEVILGEATDLYFTREMDSRTGFPELVIKGHQEQT; encoded by the exons ATG gctGCACCAAGCTCATCTCTGAGGGTGTTTGCCCTGCGTCTGGGTCCAGGACAGGAGTTACTCTCGTCTCTGCAGGCATTTGTAGAGGAGAAGCAGCTCAAAGCACCGTTCATCATCACATGCGTGGGAAGCGTGACAAAGGCAACACTACGGCTGGCCAACGCAACGGCAGACAACACTAATAAG gtgattcAGCTGCAGGAACGCTTTGAGATTGTATCTCTTGTAGGCACATTAAACCCGGAAGCTCATCTACATATCTCCCTCGCTGATAAGGAAGGCCGGACCGTCGGTGGTCATGTGCTGGGTGACCTGGAAGTGTtcactacagcagaagtgattcTAGGGGAAGCCACTGATCTGTACTTTACCAGAGAGATGGACAGCAGGACCGGTTTTCCCGAGCTGGTTATTAAAGGCCATCAGGAACAGACATAa